The sequence AATTGCCGAGGTGGACCCTGCGCTGGTAGAGGCGCTGGCGGAAGAGGGCTGCCGGTTTACGCACCACTCGTCCATCGCGCCCACCGGGACTATCTCGCTGTCGCTTGCCAATAATGCCAGTAATGGTATTGAGCCAAGTTTTGCACACCATTACTCTCGCAATGTGATTCGCGAGGGTAAAAAATCCAAAGAGAAAGTCGATGTGTTCTCTTATGAGTTGCTGGCCTATCGTGAATTGGTAAATACAAAAGCCATGCCGTTTGGCGAGTCGGATGAAGAAAGACTGCCAGACTACTTTGTTTCCAGTGAAAACATTCTCCCCAAACAGCATGTGGATGTGCAGGCCGCCGCGCAGAAGTGGGTGGACTCCTCAATCTCAAAAACCATTAACGTACCCACGGATTGTGACTTTGAAGAGTTCAAAGACATCTATATGTACGCCTATGATAACGGTCTTAAGGGCTGTACCACCTTCCGCTTTAATCCTGAGGCATTTCAGGGTGTGCTGGTAAAAGAGAAAGATCTTGAGAACACCACCTACCAGTTTACGCTTGAAGATGGCTCAAAAGTTGAACTTAAGGGTAACGAGGAAGTGGAGTACGACGGTGAAATGCACACTGCTGCCAACTTGTTCGATGCACTGAAAGAAGGTTACTACGGCAAGTTCTGATAGGTGTTCTGCTCAAGCAGCAGGCCGAACAGAGCTGACAGAAAAGGCTTAATAAAAACAGAATCCAGGTTACAAACATGACAGTAAAACTCGATAAAAAAATCGTCAGCTATAAAGTCCTGACACCATCCAATGACGACAGAATTCCGGAAGGTACCGAGAGTGCCAAAGAGCTGGAACGTGCCGTTGAGCAGATGGATGAAAACGTCAGTCGCCCGGAAGAGCTACACGGGGCTACGTACAAAATCAAAACCCCCATGTCCGATCACGCCATGTACATTACCATTAATGACATCGTGCTCAACGCGGGAACTGACCACGAGCAGCGTCGCCCTTACGAAATCTTTATTAACTCGAAAAATATGGATCACTTCCAGTGGATTGTGGCATTGACCCGGGTTATTTCGGCCGTGTTCCGCAAGGGTGGCGATTGCACCTTTTTGGTTGAAGAGCTGAAAGCGGTGTTTGATCCACAAGGTGGTTATTTCAAGAAAGGTGGCAGGTTCAGTCCCTCCATTGTGGCGGAAATTGGCGAAGCCATTGAAGACCATCTGATGAAGATCGGCCTGCTGGAAAACCCCGAACTGGGTGCCCATCAGCAGGCGATCCTGGCAGAAAAGCGCGCCGAATATGAAGCCAAATCGGTACCGGTGAATGCCACAGCAGATGCCAAGGACAATCCCTACCCGGAAAGCGCCCAGTTGTGCCACAAGTGTATGACCAAAGCGGTGATTCTGATGGACGGCTGCATGACCTGCCTAAGCTGTGGTGATTCAAAGTGTGGTTAAGCTGACACGGATTACCCGGTTACACTGCTGACATAGGTCAGCAGTGTGCTGGCTTTAATAACCGGGTGTTAAAGCCCGGTTTTTTTATGCCATAAACTGGTTCTTCAGAATAGATTCAATTCAATGCCGCAATAATGTTTTCAACCAGCTGCTCCGGGCCGGTTTTATCGCAGCTGACCGTAATGTCGGCATATTGCTGGTAGAGTGCGGTTCGCTCTTCAAACAGCTGCTCAAAGCTTTGCTCTGGCCGTTTGGCTATGCCACGGGTTTGGTGGTTGTTGATTCGTTCCTGAAGTGTCGAAAGCGATGATTGCAGGTAAACGATGCGACTAAACTTTGCCAGATGCGCCATGCCGTCTTTGCTGTAAACGGCACTGCCACCGGTCGCAATAACCGTGCTATTTGGCGCGGTTTCCAGTAGCACCTGTTCTTCAATTTGTCGCAGATGCAAATAACTGCTTTGGTCCAGAATCTGTTGCAGGGTTTTACCCTCGCGATTCTGAATGGCGATATCAGTATCCAGAAAATCCATTCCCAATTGTTTGGCCAGCAAGACACCGACGGTACTTTTTCCAGCGCCGGGCATACCAATTAATGCAATACAGTCTTTCATTTCTGTCCTTTTAACTGTAACCGTCTGCTAGGTCAGGCTCATTTTGACATACTCCATCAATCTTGTAGCCGCTTCAGGTGCCGATTGACGTTGAATCAGACTGATGCCAATAACCCCCAGCTTTGGCAGTTTCTCCGAGGGTTTCAAGATTCTCAGCGTTTCCGGTACAGTGCTTTTTGCCAGCACGGTGATTCCGAGGCCTTCGGCAATGGCTGCTTCAATACCGGTTAGGTCGGGAATGGTGTAAACGATTCGCCAGTCTAGCGCTTCAGCGGTTAGCTTTTCGGTTCCACGTTGTCGATAGATGCAGCCGTCGGGGGCCGCGATAAGCGACACCTGTTTCGCCGATGACGGATCGTAGTCCGGCCCGGCTACCCAGACCAGCTGATCTTTTTTGACCAGATTTTTACCGGCGCTGGCCGGGTCATCGTGCAATGCCAAAATCAGGTCGTATCGATTGGCTCGTGTTAGCAAGTGCTTACTCAAGTCGGAGGTGACTTCCAAAGTGACATTGGGGTAGGCCTGGGTGAAACGGCCCAGTATTTTTGGCAATAATGTTGTCGCGAATTCACTGGGAATGCCAAAGCGGATATTGCCGCTCACCGATGTTTGATTGAACTGGTCTATGGCTTCGTCGTTCAAGGCCAGAATTTGTTTGGCATAACGAAATAGCTGTTGCCCTGATTCTGTCAGCTCTATTTGGTTGCCATTGCGTGCGAGCAGTGTGCGATCTAACAGTTTTTCCAGCCTTTTTACTTGTAAGCTGATTGCGGGTTGCGAGCGTCCAAGTTTTTCCCCTGCGTGTGTAAACCCCTGTATCTCGGCAACGGTAACAAAAGTACGCAGTAAATCAGTTGGCAGGTTTTTCATGCTTTATGTCGGCGGAGTTAGGTATTTACATAATTAATGATGTGATTTTAACTATTAATTTAACAAATTGGTAATGGCTGGCTATTATGCTCGCCTCTGTACATCTCTTCCTCCTATGTTTCATGGCTTACGTGCTGGGGCAATTTATGTCTTCTGATGCAATTAGTGATTCTCTTAAAACAACGCCCCTTCACAGTTTTCACTCCGAATTAGGAGCTAAGCTGGTGCCGTTTGCTGGCTATGAAATGCCGGTGCAATATCCAATGGGTATCATGAAAGAGCACCTGCATACTCGCGCAGGCGCAGGCTTGTTTGATGTTTCTCACATGGGGCAGGTAGTCGTTTCAGGAGCAGGCGTTGCGCAAGCACTGGAGAAATTAGTGCCGGTTGAATTGGCCGCCTTGCCGGTTAATAAACAAACTTACGCGTTGTTCACGAACGATCAGGGAGGTATCCGCGACGATTTGATGATTGTTCGCTGGGCGGAAGATACCTTCTTTCTCGTGGTAAATGCCGCTTGTAAAGAACAGGATTTGGCTTACCTGCGTGAACATATGCAGGGTTTTCAAATTGATTATTTGGAAGGGCGTGGCTTGATTGCATTGCAGGGCCCTGCGGCAAAAGATGTGATGGCCGAGCTGGCCCCAGCCGTGAACGAGCTGGTGTTTATGGAAGGTTGCAGGGTAGCGATTGAAGGGGCTGATTGTTATATCACCCGATCGGGTTATACCGGTGAAGATGGTTTTGAAATTTCAGTTCCCGCAGAGCACTGTGAAGCGGTGGCACGCAAGTTGTTGAACTTTGAACAGGTAGAGCCAGTTGGCTTGGGCGCGCGTGATTCTCTGCGTCTGGAAGCCGGGCTGTGTTTGTACGGTCATGATTTGGATGTCACAACAACGCCTGT is a genomic window of Pseudomonadales bacterium containing:
- a CDS encoding LysR family transcriptional regulator, with protein sequence MKNLPTDLLRTFVTVAEIQGFTHAGEKLGRSQPAISLQVKRLEKLLDRTLLARNGNQIELTESGQQLFRYAKQILALNDEAIDQFNQTSVSGNIRFGIPSEFATTLLPKILGRFTQAYPNVTLEVTSDLSKHLLTRANRYDLILALHDDPASAGKNLVKKDQLVWVAGPDYDPSSAKQVSLIAAPDGCIYRQRGTEKLTAEALDWRIVYTIPDLTGIEAAIAEGLGITVLAKSTVPETLRILKPSEKLPKLGVIGISLIQRQSAPEAATRLMEYVKMSLT
- the gcvT gene encoding glycine cleavage system aminomethyltransferase GcvT, with the translated sequence MSSDAISDSLKTTPLHSFHSELGAKLVPFAGYEMPVQYPMGIMKEHLHTRAGAGLFDVSHMGQVVVSGAGVAQALEKLVPVELAALPVNKQTYALFTNDQGGIRDDLMIVRWAEDTFFLVVNAACKEQDLAYLREHMQGFQIDYLEGRGLIALQGPAAKDVMAELAPAVNELVFMEGCRVAIEGADCYITRSGYTGEDGFEISVPAEHCEAVARKLLNFEQVEPVGLGARDSLRLEAGLCLYGHDLDVTTTPVEASLLWSISKSRRPGGDKAGGFPGADVIFKQIENGADRKRVGLAIEGKAPVREGAQLVDATGNQVGVVTSGGFGPSAGSPIAMGYVSSDFAAAGTAMNALVRGKPRPVTVCKMPFVAQRYKR
- a CDS encoding shikimate kinase; the protein is MKDCIALIGMPGAGKSTVGVLLAKQLGMDFLDTDIAIQNREGKTLQQILDQSSYLHLRQIEEQVLLETAPNSTVIATGGSAVYSKDGMAHLAKFSRIVYLQSSLSTLQERINNHQTRGIAKRPEQSFEQLFEERTALYQQYADITVSCDKTGPEQLVENIIAALN
- a CDS encoding NrdJb; amino-acid sequence: MTVKLDKKIVSYKVLTPSNDDRIPEGTESAKELERAVEQMDENVSRPEELHGATYKIKTPMSDHAMYITINDIVLNAGTDHEQRRPYEIFINSKNMDHFQWIVALTRVISAVFRKGGDCTFLVEELKAVFDPQGGYFKKGGRFSPSIVAEIGEAIEDHLMKIGLLENPELGAHQQAILAEKRAEYEAKSVPVNATADAKDNPYPESAQLCHKCMTKAVILMDGCMTCLSCGDSKCG